One window of the Chryseobacterium camelliae genome contains the following:
- a CDS encoding hydroxymethylglutaryl-CoA synthase family protein → MTFGIEAAAYYVPSLYLDIKELAEKRGIEPAKLEKGLGLHKMALPDVHEDAATFAAEALLRLIRDHKINPKEITRIYLGTESALDAAKPTASYAMQMVEEVLQDEFGERCFRNCDVVDMTFACIGAVDALHNSLDFVRANPEQKAVVIASDYAKYELASSGEYTQGGGAVALLISSKSDLIEIDNQWGVATESVFDFFKPRRYFRKEHLSNAPETFPDAIEVFTDEPVFDGQYSNQCYQDRIREAYQHYQEISGKQKPYENWKYLIFHLPYAFHGKRVFTEIYSMENGLSYSTPEEQKTVAKSEGYLQLISDKIEKSQRASSEIGNMYTASIFMALLSALQTSFDEHEELAGKEIGFLGYGSGSKSKVFAGTVSKNWKNTVSKWNLFNHLKQRTAIDFNIYEKLHRKQLDQSVNPDYKGFGLQLVEYDDPVLKGARYYGYRQ, encoded by the coding sequence ATGACTTTTGGAATTGAAGCGGCGGCTTATTATGTGCCGTCACTTTATCTTGATATTAAAGAACTGGCAGAAAAAAGAGGAATTGAACCTGCAAAGCTTGAAAAGGGGCTAGGATTGCATAAAATGGCGTTACCCGATGTTCATGAGGACGCCGCTACTTTTGCTGCAGAAGCTTTGTTGAGGCTGATCAGGGATCATAAGATCAACCCGAAAGAGATCACAAGGATTTACCTGGGAACAGAAAGTGCCCTTGATGCTGCAAAACCTACTGCTTCTTATGCCATGCAGATGGTAGAGGAGGTGCTTCAGGATGAATTCGGTGAACGGTGTTTCAGGAACTGCGATGTGGTGGATATGACATTTGCCTGTATCGGCGCTGTGGACGCTTTACACAATTCCCTTGATTTTGTACGTGCTAACCCGGAACAGAAAGCGGTAGTGATTGCCAGCGATTATGCCAAATATGAACTGGCTTCTTCCGGAGAATATACACAGGGCGGCGGAGCGGTTGCTCTTCTCATTTCTTCAAAGTCTGATCTTATTGAAATTGATAATCAGTGGGGAGTCGCAACCGAAAGTGTATTTGATTTTTTCAAGCCGAGACGCTATTTCCGGAAAGAACACCTAAGCAATGCACCGGAGACTTTTCCGGATGCCATAGAAGTTTTTACGGATGAACCCGTTTTTGACGGACAGTATTCCAACCAGTGCTACCAGGACCGGATCAGGGAAGCTTACCAGCATTACCAGGAGATTTCCGGTAAACAAAAACCCTATGAGAACTGGAAATACCTGATTTTCCACCTTCCCTATGCGTTCCACGGGAAAAGGGTCTTCACGGAAATTTACAGCATGGAGAACGGCTTATCCTACAGCACGCCTGAAGAACAGAAAACGGTGGCAAAATCTGAAGGTTACCTTCAATTGATCAGTGATAAGATAGAAAAATCACAGCGGGCTTCGTCTGAAATAGGGAATATGTATACGGCCTCCATTTTCATGGCTCTTCTCTCGGCCTTACAGACCTCGTTTGATGAACATGAAGAGCTTGCCGGAAAGGAAATCGGTTTCCTAGGCTACGGAAGCGGATCAAAATCAAAAGTCTTTGCCGGGACGGTCTCAAAAAACTGGAAGAATACTGTTTCAAAATGGAATCTGTTTAACCATTTAAAACAACGTACTGCCATTGATTTCAACATTTACGAAAAGCTTCACAGGAAGCAGCTTGACCAGTCTGTGAACCCGGATTATAAGGGTTTTGGATTGCAGTTGGTGGAATATGATGATCCTGTGCTGAAGGGGGCGCGGTATTATGGGTACAGGCAATAA
- a CDS encoding M1 family metallopeptidase: MKKAILSIVVLSGMFFSSQLYAQTETSGREKVYRATHTKVTELKHTKLKVNFDYQKEQMSGEEWLTASPFFYPTNELTLDAKGMLIHEVALDNNGKKSPLKYEYKDDMLKVMLDKTYQRNQDYTVYIKYTARPNEVKQQGSAAINDAKGLYFINAQGKEADKPTQIWTQGETESSSAWFPTIDKPNQKTTQEIYMTVPDKYVTLSNGILKDSKKESDGLRTDHWVMDKRHSTYLFFMGVGEYAIVKDKWRNIPVDYYIEKEYEPYAKQIYGNTPEMIEFFSKRMGYDYPWAKYAQISGRDYVSGAMENTTATLHGSGVLQKPGQLIDENAWEDTIAHELFHHWFGDLVTAESWSNLTVNESFANYSEYLWNEYKYGKDQADYHQMTDVNMYIHNPADFKKNLVRFNYDSREDVFDLVTYQKGGGILHMLRNYLGDDAFFAGMQDYLKTNEYQNAEAHQLRLSFEKVSGKDLNWFFNQWYFGSGNPKIKYSYTFEPVKKQVAVSIEQTQDEPFQFPLAIDVYDNGKPKRYNVWVNAQAKNTFSFDVSKNADLVNINADGVLLADITDTKTPEQYLMQFQGSKEFKSRYNALNGIKDQVGKNPAATKLLSAALKDPFFRTRIKALQLMDLSNAEQMKAMGAEVEKLATNDPKTLVQAAAIAALAKTKDKKYLPVFEKGVNAVSNAVKGSSVAAIIGIDPSRAGALADKIDLEGAPESMMEALLPVIVKNKVTSQMPNIAQYAAFYPFIKFQNPELGKVAEEGYNWIMASDNLKATESITKILGQAKGQMGDNPQVKMMISQMLKDGLNKKMELLKQNPQNASGINKQIDLINKAIADFK; this comes from the coding sequence ATGAAAAAAGCGATTTTATCCATTGTAGTACTGAGCGGGATGTTCTTTTCTTCCCAGCTGTACGCGCAAACCGAAACTTCCGGGAGGGAAAAGGTGTACCGGGCTACCCATACCAAGGTTACGGAACTTAAACATACCAAGCTTAAAGTAAATTTTGATTATCAGAAGGAGCAGATGAGCGGTGAAGAGTGGTTAACCGCTTCGCCTTTCTTTTATCCGACCAATGAGCTCACCCTCGATGCCAAAGGAATGCTTATCCATGAAGTGGCTTTGGACAACAACGGTAAAAAATCCCCTCTCAAGTATGAGTACAAGGATGATATGTTGAAGGTCATGCTGGATAAAACCTATCAGAGGAATCAGGATTACACCGTATACATCAAATATACAGCCCGTCCGAATGAAGTTAAGCAGCAGGGAAGCGCTGCCATCAACGATGCAAAAGGCCTGTACTTCATCAACGCACAGGGTAAAGAGGCGGATAAGCCTACCCAGATCTGGACCCAGGGTGAAACTGAATCTTCATCTGCCTGGTTCCCGACCATTGACAAGCCCAACCAGAAAACCACGCAGGAAATCTATATGACGGTACCGGATAAATACGTAACCCTTTCCAACGGGATTTTAAAGGATTCAAAAAAAGAATCAGACGGGTTACGGACCGACCACTGGGTGATGGATAAGAGGCATTCAACCTACCTGTTCTTCATGGGCGTAGGCGAATATGCGATTGTAAAGGATAAATGGAGGAATATTCCCGTAGATTATTATATCGAGAAAGAATATGAGCCGTATGCAAAACAGATTTACGGCAACACTCCGGAAATGATCGAATTCTTTTCCAAAAGGATGGGCTATGATTATCCGTGGGCAAAATATGCCCAGATTTCAGGAAGGGATTATGTAAGCGGTGCCATGGAAAATACAACGGCAACGCTTCATGGTAGCGGAGTTCTGCAAAAACCGGGACAGCTTATCGATGAAAATGCCTGGGAAGATACCATTGCCCACGAACTGTTCCATCATTGGTTCGGTGACCTGGTAACGGCGGAAAGCTGGAGCAATCTTACCGTAAACGAATCTTTTGCCAACTATTCCGAGTACTTGTGGAATGAATACAAATACGGAAAAGACCAGGCCGACTACCATCAGATGACGGATGTCAATATGTACATCCACAATCCGGCAGATTTCAAAAAAAACCTGGTGAGGTTCAATTATGATTCCCGTGAAGATGTTTTTGACCTTGTAACCTACCAGAAAGGCGGCGGAATCCTTCATATGCTGAGAAATTACCTCGGGGATGATGCTTTCTTTGCCGGTATGCAGGATTACCTGAAGACTAATGAATATCAGAATGCGGAAGCGCATCAGCTCAGGCTGTCTTTTGAGAAAGTTTCAGGAAAAGACCTGAACTGGTTCTTCAACCAGTGGTATTTCGGAAGCGGAAATCCGAAGATCAAATATTCCTACACTTTTGAGCCGGTGAAAAAACAGGTGGCGGTAAGTATCGAACAGACGCAGGATGAGCCGTTCCAGTTCCCGCTTGCGATTGATGTATACGATAACGGAAAACCGAAAAGATACAATGTCTGGGTCAATGCGCAGGCAAAAAACACCTTCAGTTTTGACGTTTCTAAAAATGCCGATCTGGTCAACATCAATGCAGACGGTGTATTGCTGGCTGATATTACAGACACCAAAACACCGGAACAGTATCTGATGCAATTCCAGGGATCAAAAGAATTCAAGAGCAGGTACAACGCGCTGAATGGAATCAAAGATCAGGTGGGCAAAAATCCGGCAGCGACAAAATTGCTTTCGGCAGCCCTAAAAGATCCGTTCTTCAGGACCAGGATCAAAGCGCTTCAGCTGATGGACCTTTCCAATGCAGAACAAATGAAGGCGATGGGTGCAGAGGTTGAAAAATTAGCCACAAACGATCCTAAAACACTCGTACAGGCTGCGGCTATTGCGGCCTTGGCAAAGACCAAGGATAAAAAGTACCTTCCTGTTTTTGAAAAAGGAGTGAATGCCGTTTCCAATGCCGTAAAAGGGAGTTCAGTAGCCGCCATTATCGGTATTGATCCTTCAAGAGCCGGTGCACTTGCCGATAAAATTGACCTGGAAGGGGCTCCGGAAAGTATGATGGAAGCCTTACTTCCGGTTATCGTTAAAAATAAAGTTACTTCTCAGATGCCGAATATTGCACAATATGCTGCATTCTATCCGTTCATTAAATTCCAGAATCCTGAACTGGGTAAAGTGGCGGAAGAAGGCTACAACTGGATCATGGCTTCCGATAACCTGAAAGCGACGGAAAGCATTACCAAAATCCTGGGCCAGGCCAAAGGCCAGATGGGTGATAACCCGCAGGTAAAGATGATGATTTCCCAGATGCTCAAAGATGGTCTGAATAAAAAGATGGAACTGCTGAAGCAGAATCCGCAGAATGCATCCGGCATCAATAAGCAGATTGACCTTATCAACAAGGCAATTGCAGATTTTAAATAG